The Micromonospora sp. NBC_00421 DNA window CGTCTTCTACAGCGAGGCGATGGCCCGCCGGGTGCTGCGCTTCCTGCTGCGGGCCGCCCGGTCCGGTGCCCGGGTGTTGGTCGGCGACCCGGGCCGGGCGTTCCTGCCCCGGGAACGCTTCCGTGAGCTGGCCGCCTACGACGTTCCGGTGCCGGTGGCGCTGGAGAGCGTACGGGTGAAGCGCACCACCGTCTGGGAGCTGGACCCCGCCCCGCCGGGGGCCGCCCGCTAGCGTGACCGGGTGCTGTTCCGGGGATGGGAGAAGGCCGTCGACGGGCCCTGGCCGGACGTGGCCACTGTCGTCGACCGGGTCGGCGGCGTCCACCTGGTGGTGACCCGGCACACGCTTGTCCGGCAGGTGCTCGCCGACCCGGTGACCTGGCGGCCCGACAACGCCCTGGACGCGGTGACCCCGATCCCGGTGGCCGCGTTGCGGGTGCTCACCGGGCACCGGTTCCGGTTGCCGCCGACGCTGGCGAACAACACCGGCCCCAGCCACCCGGCGATCCGGGCGATCGTCGCCGAGGCGCTACACCCGGACCGGGTGGCCGCCCAGCGGCCGTGGCTGACCGGGCTGGTCCGGGACCGGGTGGCCGGGATCGCCGCCGAGCTGGACGCGGGGCGACCGGTCGACCTGCACGCCCGGCTCGCCGCCGACCTGCCGCTGCTGGCACTGGCCCGGCTGGTCGAGCTGCCGGCCGCCCCGGTGGGCGCGGTGAAGGACTTCGCGCGGGCGGCGCTGGAGCTGTTCTGGGCGCCCCTGGACGCCGACCGCCAGCAGGCCCTCGCCGTCGAGGTGGGCCGGTTCCACGCCGTACTGCGGGAGTTCGCCGCTGTCGGTGGCGGGCTGGCGGCCCGGCTGCGCGCCGCCGGCCACTCCCCCGACGTGGTGGTCGGGGCGCTGTTCTTCCTGCTGGTCGCCGGCCAGGAGACCACCAGCCAGTTCCTCACCCTGCTGCTGCACCGGCTCACCCGCGAGCCCGAGGTACGCGCCGGACTCCGGGCCGGCACCGTCGCCGTCGCCGACGTGGTCGAGGAGGGCCTGCGGCTGGAACCGCCGATCGTCACCTGGCGACGGGTGGCCGCGACCGACACCACGCTGGGCGGCACGCCGGTGCCCGGGGGCAGCGCGATGCTGCTGTGGCTGGCCCGCGCCGGCCGCGACCCGGAGCTGGTGGCCGACCCGGCCGGGTTCCGCCCCGGGCAGCGCGGCTCCCGTCGGCACCTGGCCTTCGGCGCGGGAGCACACCGCTGCGTGGGCGCGCAGTTGGCCCGGCTGGAGGCGGCGGTGGTGGTCGCCGAGGCGGCACCGCTGCTGGACGCTGTGACGGTGGTCCGACCGCCGTGGTGCCCGGACAACCTCACCTTCCGGATGCCTGACGCGTTCGTGGTCCGCCGCGACCGCCCCGCCCTCCCGACCTGATCCCCGGACCGCCTCATCGCCCGACCGCCTCACCGCCCGACCCCCGACCGTCTCATCGCATGTCTCCCCACCCGACCCCCGGGCTGCCATCCGCAGCCCTCTCGGGCCGCTTCCCTGTCCGCCCAGCGCAGCTCCCGCCCGCCTGGAACAACCCGACCCGGACCTGCTCCCGCCGGGCAACGGGGTTGAGGGTCGGGCCCTTTCGAGCTGATGACGTCACCGCATCACGCCAGGGCCCGACGTAGCGGAGATTGCGGCAGGCGTCGGGCCTTCTCGATCTGAAGGCGTCACCGCATCACCCCGCCCCACCTGCGCAAACAGGCGTAACCGCCACTCGCCGCAGAGGGTTGAACCGGACGTGACGCCCCGCGCCACACCAACCCGGGAGGTCCCCGTGCACCCCAACCCCACCCCCCACTCCCCCACGCCCCCGCCTCCCCCCACCCAGCCCCCACCCACCCGAGTTGATCAAGAGGTTTCGGTCAGATCGAAGATCAGCTTTGACGCAAAGCTCTTGATCACCGGGGGGAGCACGGTGGGTGGGGGGAGCACGGTGGGTGGGGGGAGCACGGTGGGTGGGGGGAGCACGGTGGGTGGGTCGTGGGGGTGAGGTGGTCGGTGGTTCGGGATGATCTGCCGGCGTCGCTTGTGGTGTTCCTGGTGGCGTTGCCGCTCTGTGTGGGGATCGCGGTCGCTTCCGGGGTACCTGTCGAACTCGGGCTGGTGACGGGGGTGGTGGGCGGGCTCGTCGTGGGGCTGATGCCGGGCAGCAGCCTCCAGGTGAGCGGGCCGGCGGCGGGGCTGACCGTGCTGGTCGCCGAGGCCGTCGACCGCTACGGGCTGGCCGGACTCGGGACCATCGTGCTGGTCGCCGGTCTGCTCCAGATCGGGCTGGGGCTGCTGCGGCTCGGCCGGTGGTTCCGGGCCATCTCGGTGGCCGTGGTCCACGGCATGCTCACCGGCATCGGTCTGCTGCTGATCGCCGGCCAACTGCACGTCCTGACCGGTGCCGACCCACCGCCGACCGGGCTCGCCGGCCTCACCGGGCTGCCGGCCATGGTCACCGAGGTCACCGGCTCCGGTACGGCGCAGGTGTCGCTCGCCGTCGGCGCGGCCACCCTCGCGGTCATGTTCCTCTGGGACACCCTCCCGGGTCGGCCGGGTCTGGTCCCCGGGGCGCTGATCGCCGTGGTCACCGCA harbors:
- a CDS encoding cytochrome P450 — translated: MLFRGWEKAVDGPWPDVATVVDRVGGVHLVVTRHTLVRQVLADPVTWRPDNALDAVTPIPVAALRVLTGHRFRLPPTLANNTGPSHPAIRAIVAEALHPDRVAAQRPWLTGLVRDRVAGIAAELDAGRPVDLHARLAADLPLLALARLVELPAAPVGAVKDFARAALELFWAPLDADRQQALAVEVGRFHAVLREFAAVGGGLAARLRAAGHSPDVVVGALFFLLVAGQETTSQFLTLLLHRLTREPEVRAGLRAGTVAVADVVEEGLRLEPPIVTWRRVAATDTTLGGTPVPGGSAMLLWLARAGRDPELVADPAGFRPGQRGSRRHLAFGAGAHRCVGAQLARLEAAVVVAEAAPLLDAVTVVRPPWCPDNLTFRMPDAFVVRRDRPALPT